DNA from Candidatus Nitrospira nitrificans:
TGATTGCACGTGTGTAACTCCGCATATCCCCTCCCCTATTCTCTTATGACGCAATGGATTGCAAGCAGTTAGGCCGCCCGTTGGAGCCAGCGTTCCAACGTAGCAAGGCCCCATAAAAACGTTGAATTGTCACGGCGAGATGTCTCGAACGCTTCCACCTGCTGGCGTACAAAGCGCTTCTCGAGTACGGTATTCACGCGAGCAGTCGAACTCAGGAGATACTCTTTCAAGACGGGCAGATTGTCTCTCAGCATAGCCCGAATGGGAGGATTGAAGGGGCGTTTTGGTTGCCTCACAACAGCGGCTGTTAGGTCCTGGGCATAGGGCACGGTCACCAAGGCTTTCTTTTGCTTCTGAACTTTGATCCTTGACGGAAGACCGAGAATACCGTGAATCAAAATGGTCGATAAAAAAGGGGTGCGCAATTCAAGCGAATGCGCCATGCTGGTCCGATCCGCGCTCTGCAACAAATTACAGGGCACAAATGATTTCATATCAACGATAGCGGCGGCGCGCATCGGGTCCGCTTGGTGACGGGTGAACGTGGCCAGCAACTGCCTATAGAAGTCAGTACGGGCATCGGCGATGCCGGAGGCGAACGACAACGCTGGCGTATCAAGATACGTCGACCAATCCAGGAAGGCTTCAGCCATTGGCTTTCCCAACGTACAGAGAAATTGTTTGGCACGACGAACAGACACTGCCGTCGCCCCAGTCTCCGGAAGCCCCATGAACAGCCCTCGTAAGGCCCGATGCACAAGCGAGGGCCAGCGCTGCATCGCAGCAAATCGAGTCAGCGCGTGATAACGTGGATATCCGATCAGCAACTCATCCCCTCCGTCACCGACCAGACAGACCTTGCATGATCCGGCAGCCTTCGCCGCAATCATATCCGACACAATGGCGGTCGAGTTGCCGAACGGCTGATCAAAAAGGGCAACCACCCGATCAAGAGTCGTACAAAAATCCAACTGCGTGAACGAAATGGTCTCATTGGTTAAACCACGGCCATGGGCAATCTGCTTGGCCTGCCGGCTTTCATCGGCCTGACCCATATACTCCAGCGTAAATGTCTCCAGCGGGTACTGAAGCGGAACGTCCTTCATCGCTGCCAAGATCGCATTCGAATCGATACCTGCGCTGAGGAATAGACCCACGCGCACATCGCTGATCAGCCGGCGCTGCACGCTCTGGGAAAAGAGCCGACGGAAGCGCTCAGCGGCTTCCGGAAAAGAGATCGAGTCGGGGTGGCCCAGCCGGGACTCGACATCGTAGTATTCGTGTAGGACCGGCGCGGTCCGATCATCCAGTCTCATCTTGAAATAGTGACCCGGGGGCAACTCCTGAATGCCTTGATAGAGCGTGTGAGGGGGCGCCGTGTAGAGAAATCGCAAATAGTCCAGGAGGCCGATCCGGTCCAGCGATGTATCGACATCCCCTAACGTCAACAGACTCTTGATCTCAGACGCAAATGCAAAGCGCGGACTTCCCTGAAGCGTCGTGAAGGAATAGTAGAGCGGCTTTTCCCCAATCTGGTCGCGAACCAGCAACAGCGTGTGCTCATCACGATCGGCGAGACAAAAGGCAAACATGCCTTCTAATTGCGCCAGGCCCGCTGTGCCATAGCGAATCATCCATTGCAGCAGCACTTCCGTATCGGAAGTCGTACGAAACCGGTGTCCAAGCGCTTCAAGGTCCGCCCGCAGTTCTTGGAAATTGTAAATTTCCCCATTGAAGACCAGTGCGTAACGACGACAATCCGAGAGAAACGGTTGATGGCTCCGCTGGTCGAGATCAAGGATGCTGAGGCGAACATGGCCGAGGTAGCCGCGCCGGTTCGGAAGGGCCATCGTGCCGAAATGGTCGGGACCGCGATGCCGAATGCGGGTCAGCATCGTACGGAGCGCCGCCTCGTCGTAGCCGATGACACCGGCAATCCCACACATGTCAGCCTCGCCGTCCTGCCGTCAGCCCTTCACAGAGCCGAATGAAATACGTCGTCCATTGTTCGGCATCAAACTCGGTCGCCTTCTGCCGAGCGCCTGCCCTCAACCGCGCGCGAAGCGCTTCCGAAGTCATGATCTGCCGCATCGCACGCGCGAGGCCCTCGACATCACGCGGTTCGATAAGAATCCCTGTCTCCGACGTCACGATCTCCGGAATCCCTCCCCACCTGGTGGCAATGACAGGAATCCCTGCGCAATAGGCTTCCAGGATGACCCCGGGGTAACCTTCCCCCTTCCAATAAGTCGGGAGAAGCAACGCATCATACCCTTGCAAAGTCGATACAACGCGCTCGTTTGCAAGCAATCCGCAATAGGTCACTGAGGCCTGATCGAAAGTGGATTCAGTAATGCCCTCTTGCATTGGCCCATAGACGTCGACCCTGACATTCTCAGTCCGCAGTAATTTGCACGCTTCCATCAGTTCTGGAATCCCTTTGCTCGGTTTGACGTGCCCGACATACACAAAGCGACCGCCCCGAGGCTTACTGCCATTCTGCCGTTGAATTGCCGGGTCGATTTTTCGGCTATTGGGATACCAGTGCACTGCGCTTTTCGTAAGGGCTCGGAAAAATCGCACGGACGATTGCCGTTCCAACAACACCGCATCCGCGCTGAATACGGTTGACCTGCAGAGGAATCGTCGAACCGGCCCGATGGACTGATACCACTCATCGCCGCACCCGCCAAAAGCCCTAAAGATCCATTTTTTTCTGAAGACACGACAGAAGATATGAACAAAGGGGCCGAAGAGAAGCGCACCTTGCATCGAAGCATGAAAGGACACGACATCCGCACTGGCGATGTGGTGAATCATTTTGACCAAACTCAGAAGGCCTTGGAGACAGGTCGACACAAGCCCTTGAGACAACCGCGACGTGTTAATGAGCGTCACGGAAAGCGAGGGCGTCTGCTGAAGTCCGTCGATCAGGTTTTTGAAGAGGACAGTGGTTCCACCGACGGGAGGAGGCATTCCACCGATCATAAGAACGCGCCTTGCCGGAAGAAGCATTTCGGCCATATCAGATGCCATCACGATAAAAAATTCCAGTAAGGTTTAAGCCGGGAGTTCGGGTAGAGAGCCCAATACGCAACGATTAATCGACGATACTAATCCGGTCATCAAAGAATAGGCGGCATCTGCACTCATATAGTCCCCGCGCGTCGCGGATAGAAATGAATCGCACTCCACATCCTTTGTCACGCGCGTCGCCGTTCGAGATGTGATTCCGAATCGATCTCATACAAATATCGATAGCGGCTCCAATTCGCTTCCAGCGTCAGATGTTCTACGGCATAGCGAGACGCGCATGCGCGCAGCAGATCGAAATCGGGACGTGCGAGAAATCGGATCACCTGCTCCGCGAGATCAGCTGTCTCATCCAACAAGAGGCCGATGTCTCTCTTGGGGAGGTCGTCGCTGTAATCTCCGATTCCTTTCGTCATCACCAGGGGAAGTCCGCATGCTAAATACTCCGCGACTTTGATGGGGCTGGCGACATTATTCACTACGGTGTCGTATCGCATGATAATCCCTGCATCGCAGCCTGAGAGATAGCGCGCCACCTGATGATGCGGGCATGATTTCACAACATAGCGATCACAATGTGGAGAGGATGCAATTGTTCCTGAAAATGCGTCCGGATCAGGAGTCAAAACGACAAACCGGACATGTTGAGTCAGATGAGCGACCTGTTCAAACAGCATCAGAATTTCTTCTATGCGTTGCCAGGGCGCGGTGCCGCCTGAATAACAAAGAACCCTGTCTTTATCTCCTGCTCGCATTTCCCGGCGCATTGTCTTGCGCCAGCTTCGATCGACTGAGAACCGTTCGGGGTCATAACAGGAAGGAATGACGACCGCGCAAGCTCGGCCGATTTGATGGTCGATATGACGCGCCAGCTTTTCCGAGACCGTCGCAAGTCTTGCAGCATGCGTCATCTCGTGGGATTCCAGCAAATTGATGATCCAAGAACGTACGCCGCGGAGAGGCCCCGCTAACGCGCATTCTTCCGATACCACGCCACGAACATCATAGATAGAAATTGCATTGTTCTCCTTGGCCAAATGTCTGCCGAACATGGAAGCCATGAAGGATCGCGAGTAGACATGAGTCGGAGCAAAGGATTTGATCAGATGCCTTGCCTCTGTGAAGGCTTTGTATGTCGTGTATCCCAAATTCAACGCGTTGGGACGCGCGGCATATAACCCAAATATTCTGGCCTGAATACCGTAGGTATTTTGAATGTGAAGCTCGGTTCGTCGTGCCTCCGGATTTGATCGGTCGGTTCCTATAAAAAGACACGTGACGCCCCGCCGAGACAGAAATCCTGCGACGACGAGCACTTGCGACTCCAAGACGCTGCTATTCGAGGCCGGCCATTCCGGCACAAAAAAGACTACCCTGGACCGCATAGACTTCATGCCTCGCCTATTATCCGATGGTGGGAAACGATGGGCGGAGGCTGGTCCGCTGTGGCATGACGGCTTACCGTAAACATGGCGGCATACATCCCCAGCGCCAGCCAAAACAACTTGACATCCTGATACGTGACCGTGGAAATCATAAAGCAAAACCCGATTAGTCCCGCCCGCGTCATCGCGCTCAGCTCGATCTCCCGAGAGTCACATGCATGCGGAACGCCTGCATGCAGTCGTTGTCCGATTCGGACGGCGGTAACGATCACCATGAGATACAGCAGAAATCCCACCAGCCCCGTTTCCGCCAATACTTGGAGATAACTGTTATGAACAGCCCCATGGTACCGATCGTAAAACGACGACATGCCGCTCCCGAACACCGGAGACTCAAGCCACATGTCGATCGCTTGCTGCCAAAGATCAAAGCGACCCGTCGCGCCTTCCTGCACGGCTCCGCCGATGCCGAAGATTCTCTTATGCAAAGACGGAATCAGTGTGACGGCTGCAATAAACACTCCTCCCAAGAGTCCCAGTGGAACCACAGCCTGAGCAAGGTTTCCACGTAAGAGATACAGCCCGCCGATCAAAGCGATCACGAGAAATCCGCTCCGACTGTAGGTCCCCACGCAGGCGACGGCAGTCAACCCTGCGATTACCGTCCAGAATATTTTGCTGCTCCCCCGGCTGTTGCGGTAAAAGGCCAATGCCATGGCAAAGGGGAATGCAAGACCCGCACTCGTGTAGTTCGGTTCCTCTCCAGGCAGCAAGAATCGCCGACCGGTCTCTCCTCCATGACGGATGTGAATACGATGCTCAAGGTCGAATGCATCATTCGCAAACATCTTCTCCATGGTGCGATACAACACGGTATCATCGCCCATGTAGATGTGAATCGCTTTCACGAGAGTAGCCAGGCCGGCAACGATCGCCCACCAGCTCAACACTCGCCTGAGATCATCGGATGATCGAATCGAAACAGAGAGAATGCCGAGAAGCACGATGCCTTCAAGATATTTCTTGTAGTACGTCAGCGCCAACATGATGTTGTCCGAAAACATCGTTTGTATGGTGACGAACAATACAAACACCCCCGCCCAGAGCAGTACGCGGCTAGGTCGCAGCAACAAACCAGCCAACGAAGCCGGATTCATCAGGACGGTGCGGACAAGCACCAGGGACGCGGTCACAGTGAAAATATTCGGCAGGCCGACGGTGATCGCCGGAGCGTAAAAAATCAACAGTAGTATCAGCAGCCCATTGCTGGGGTTGCGGACGATAAGAATGGTGGCAATGAGCAAGAAGACTGTCGGAGCGGCGACACCAAGACTGATGACGGAGCACACCAGCACCAGTCCCCACAAACACATAAGCAACGAGACATCTATCCAACTCAACTCCAACGGCTTCATGTCGGACGTCGAACGGGACTCGTGCTTGTGCGTGGGCGCGGTGAGTCTCTCTTCCGCGCCGGTATTGCCTATGATTTCACATGCAGACATATGAGACCAGGACCCGCTTGAGTTACGACGATACAACCGGACGTAACGGACGCAGGCTCAGGTGCGCACCTCCTCAGAAATCCTGGAACGGATAACCTTCGCCGGATTCCCGCCGACAATGGCATACGCAGGCACGTTGTTTTTGACGACCGCTCCTGCGCCCACAATCGCGCCCTTCCCGATCGTGACACCCTTAAGAATGATGGCATTCGCCCCAATCCAGACGTCGTCTTCAATCATGATGCGATCGTACTCACCCATTCCTTGGTCCATCATCGGAATATCGACTCGATCCCATTTGTGATACCGGCCATAGATGGTGACCCGAGGTCCCATCATGACATCACGCCCTATCACGAGGTCTGCGCGAATGAACGCATCGATTCCGATCCCGCTCCTATGGCCGATCTCAATTGTGTCGCCGAACATGAAATCCGCCCCGTGCTCGATATTGACGGCATGACCACATCGTCGAAATAGTCTGCGACAACAAGCTCTGCGTAACCGTTGTCCAAACTGTCCGAGAGGATACGAGCTGATGGGTAAATGCTTGGCCACTCCATGGTAGAGGATAAAAAACGTCCACTTCTTGATCTTTGCAAAATCCACATTACTCCCTACTGACAGCAGAGAAGATCTCGATACAGGGTGGCGATTTTCCGACCGACCTCCCCCCAGGACGCCATCAACGACGCGGCCGCTTGGAGGCGATTATCAGAAGGGCGGTGCAATTCTCCGGCAATCAAGACGGACAATGCGGCAATGTCGGAAGGGTCGAATCGGGCTACGTGGGGAACCAGGTCGAGGTGCAGCGGGAAAGAGCGAGCGGCGATAATGTTGCATCCCGCCAAAGCCGCTTCGTAGAGACTCAACGGCATCACTTCAGAAAAACTCGGTAAGGCAAACAGGGTTGCCGCAGAAAACGCAGACGCAAGCATCGGATCGTCGTGGCGAAGCTCGCCGATAAACAACACCTTCGCTTTAGACGCCGCCTCGTGGCACTGCCGATGATACTCTTGATATTTTTCATGGATGCGCCCTATCAAAACCAATGAGGCATCCGATCCCTGCATCGCCCGAATGAGCGCCAATTGATTCTTATTCGGCTCTATGGAGCCCACGGCCAAGACAAACCTATCCACGCCATAGTGCTGAATGAAAAGAGCTGGATCTCCTTTCAGAAACCGCGTGTCGATGCCGTTCGGGACAATGGTGATGCGTTTCCGAGCTACATCGGGGAATGCGTGGGAAAGCAAGGCCTCTTCCTCGCGATTCAACACCAGAATCTGAGATGCCATGTCCAGCATGTGTCGAGCGCGCGTCAAATCGCTGTACATTCCAGGAAGTGAGCGGGACAGGAGCGCCTTGATTCGCGTCAACAACACCCCGTGACGAAAGGCACTGAACACCGGAGAAATAACGATGGGTTTGCGTAGCGTCCGAGCTCGTTCCAGATGCGACAGCATCGATCCGTCGATACTGAAGACATGACACAGATCTACGTCCGGAATTTGATTGCTCCACGGATCATAGAACACGACCTCGACCCCGAGTTCAGCGAGTGCCTTGGCGGTCTCCTCAATCTGAATCTGTAATCCGCCGCGATTGAGGCCGATCCGCGGATATGTCAGAAATAAGACCCTCATAGGCGTTTAACGGATGCCGGTTCGAGAAGTACGCCCGATGGAGCCGGAGAGGTCGGCGTACGTTTCACCAGGCCGACCAGCATCGCTCGGAATGCCTTGACATCATCCCCTAACAACGCTCCGGTGATGACTAGGAACACGATCGTCAGACAGGCGAGGCCAAACTCAATTACAAAGGACTGTGGCACATTCACCACCAGGCCGAGGCAGACCAACAGCGGCACTGCGACTCTGAGAAACCCCACAGCCAATCTGCATCGCTCTGTCCCGTCTGCTCCGAGCAGCCATGCCCCCACCAGGTTGCCGACAAAGGCCGTGACGAGTAATGCCAGGGCGGCGCCGAATCCATGATAGCGCGGGACCAAGACCGTCGCGGCAATCAGCATGACGACGAACTGAGGCAATGTCAGCAGAAACGCAGCCCTTGATTGTCCATTCCCGATCAAGATGACCGAATAGAGATAGTTGATCACAGTAAAAACCGCCCACACGCTCAACGTCTGCATGATGTGCACGCCCATGGCGTATTTCTCAGAATAGAGCAGGGTCATCAACGGGCTCGAGAGCCAGATTAGACCGGTGGCGACCACCGCCAAGAGCGCCGACATTATCCGGATCAACCTCGTTTGCGGATTCGTCCCGGCATTATCTTGCGAGGAGACATACCCCAACAGTGTCGGGCGGATAGACTCAAACACTCGCTGCAGGGCACTCGGCACTTGCATCGCGGCGGAGTAGACGGCGAGCGCTGCGGGTCCCAGGTACGTCGTCAGGAGGGTATCCGCCGTCCGCACCATCGCCACCGACATCATGGAACAGCCGTATAACCACCCCCCAAATTTGAAGATCTGTGAGCGTTGTGGGTGATGAAATTGTGGAATAAATACGAACGGCATCCATGCCCACGCGAGGCTGATGCCGATGAGACGAGAAATGATCATGCCCCAAAGGAGTGAGCCGACACCGAACCCTATCAATAACCCACCGATGGACAGAATCGCGCGCAGGGTTTCCATCCCGGCACTCAATATGGAAAGCCTCCTAAATTGCCTCGCCCCGATCAGGAGTGCCATCGAAACTTGTGTTGTCGCTGTGAGGAATGCTACAGGAGCCGCGAGAACCGCATGGTCGTGAAAGTATTGGTACGGCCATAGCGATGTCACGAACGGCAAGAGACAGATCACGCCAAGAGATGCAGCCAATGCGGTCAGTGCCGCTATTGTCATGATATATCGGGATGTGTGAGTGAAATTCGGGGAAGTCACGGATAAAGAAGAAAGCGTTTTAATCGCAGTATTCTGGAAACCAATATCACCGAATAATGCCGTACACTGCGCAAGCAGCATCACAAGAAAAAATGCCCCCAGCTCTTCCTGAGATAAAAGACGAGCGGCGACCATAACGGTGATGAGCGAGGCTGCCATCCCTAACAGGTTCGCTCCCCCGGACATAAGTATTCCAAGTAAGTATTGCGGTTTTTCTTTTATCACCTGAACCCTAGCTCTCCTGCACTATCGTGGCAGTTGATTTACGGAGCCGATATTTCACAGATGGCAGGCTTATTGAGAGTGAATCATGTTCGGCTGCTTACGAGTATGAGAGCGAGTAACTTCTTGCGCATGTCAGCTAATTACCCACCTTGCAATCCGCTGCTTTGCAACCT
Protein-coding regions in this window:
- the asnB gene encoding asparagine synthase (glutamine-hydrolyzing), translating into MCGIAGVIGYDEAALRTMLTRIRHRGPDHFGTMALPNRRGYLGHVRLSILDLDQRSHQPFLSDCRRYALVFNGEIYNFQELRADLEALGHRFRTTSDTEVLLQWMIRYGTAGLAQLEGMFAFCLADRDEHTLLLVRDQIGEKPLYYSFTTLQGSPRFAFASEIKSLLTLGDVDTSLDRIGLLDYLRFLYTAPPHTLYQGIQELPPGHYFKMRLDDRTAPVLHEYYDVESRLGHPDSISFPEAAERFRRLFSQSVQRRLISDVRVGLFLSAGIDSNAILAAMKDVPLQYPLETFTLEYMGQADESRQAKQIAHGRGLTNETISFTQLDFCTTLDRVVALFDQPFGNSTAIVSDMIAAKAAGSCKVCLVGDGGDELLIGYPRYHALTRFAAMQRWPSLVHRALRGLFMGLPETGATAVSVRRAKQFLCTLGKPMAEAFLDWSTYLDTPALSFASGIADARTDFYRQLLATFTRHQADPMRAAAIVDMKSFVPCNLLQSADRTSMAHSLELRTPFLSTILIHGILGLPSRIKVQKQKKALVTVPYAQDLTAAVVRQPKRPFNPPIRAMLRDNLPVLKEYLLSSTARVNTVLEKRFVRQQVEAFETSRRDNSTFLWGLATLERWLQRAA
- a CDS encoding glycosyltransferase family 4 protein, which produces MIGGMPPPVGGTTVLFKNLIDGLQQTPSLSVTLINTSRLSQGLVSTCLQGLLSLVKMIHHIASADVVSFHASMQGALLFGPFVHIFCRVFRKKWIFRAFGGCGDEWYQSIGPVRRFLCRSTVFSADAVLLERQSSVRFFRALTKSAVHWYPNSRKIDPAIQRQNGSKPRGGRFVYVGHVKPSKGIPELMEACKLLRTENVRVDVYGPMQEGITESTFDQASVTYCGLLANERVVSTLQGYDALLLPTYWKGEGYPGVILEAYCAGIPVIATRWGGIPEIVTSETGILIEPRDVEGLARAMRQIMTSEALRARLRAGARQKATEFDAEQWTTYFIRLCEGLTAGRRG
- a CDS encoding glycosyltransferase; the encoded protein is MRSRVVFFVPEWPASNSSVLESQVLVVAGFLSRRGVTCLFIGTDRSNPEARRTELHIQNTYGIQARIFGLYAARPNALNLGYTTYKAFTEARHLIKSFAPTHVYSRSFMASMFGRHLAKENNAISIYDVRGVVSEECALAGPLRGVRSWIINLLESHEMTHAARLATVSEKLARHIDHQIGRACAVVIPSCYDPERFSVDRSWRKTMRREMRAGDKDRVLCYSGGTAPWQRIEEILMLFEQVAHLTQHVRFVVLTPDPDAFSGTIASSPHCDRYVVKSCPHHQVARYLSGCDAGIIMRYDTVVNNVASPIKVAEYLACGLPLVMTKGIGDYSDDLPKRDIGLLLDETADLAEQVIRFLARPDFDLLRACASRYAVEHLTLEANWSRYRYLYEIDSESHLERRRA
- a CDS encoding O-antigen ligase family protein: MSACEIIGNTGAEERLTAPTHKHESRSTSDMKPLELSWIDVSLLMCLWGLVLVCSVISLGVAAPTVFLLIATILIVRNPSNGLLILLLIFYAPAITVGLPNIFTVTASLVLVRTVLMNPASLAGLLLRPSRVLLWAGVFVLFVTIQTMFSDNIMLALTYYKKYLEGIVLLGILSVSIRSSDDLRRVLSWWAIVAGLATLVKAIHIYMGDDTVLYRTMEKMFANDAFDLEHRIHIRHGGETGRRFLLPGEEPNYTSAGLAFPFAMALAFYRNSRGSSKIFWTVIAGLTAVACVGTYSRSGFLVIALIGGLYLLRGNLAQAVVPLGLLGGVFIAAVTLIPSLHKRIFGIGGAVQEGATGRFDLWQQAIDMWLESPVFGSGMSSFYDRYHGAVHNSYLQVLAETGLVGFLLYLMVIVTAVRIGQRLHAGVPHACDSREIELSAMTRAGLIGFCFMISTVTYQDVKLFWLALGMYAAMFTVSRHATADQPPPIVSHHRIIGEA
- a CDS encoding acyltransferase — encoded protein: MDFAKIKKWTFFILYHGVAKHLPISSYPLGQFGQRLRRACCRRLFRRCGHAVNIEHGADFMFGDTIEIGHRSGIGIDAFIRADLVIGRDVMMGPRVTIYGRYHKWDRVDIPMMDQGMGEYDRIMIEDDVWIGANAIILKGVTIGKGAIVGAGAVVKNNVPAYAIVGGNPAKVIRSRISEEVRT
- a CDS encoding glycosyltransferase family 4 protein; the encoded protein is MRVLFLTYPRIGLNRGGLQIQIEETAKALAELGVEVVFYDPWSNQIPDVDLCHVFSIDGSMLSHLERARTLRKPIVISPVFSAFRHGVLLTRIKALLSRSLPGMYSDLTRARHMLDMASQILVLNREEEALLSHAFPDVARKRITIVPNGIDTRFLKGDPALFIQHYGVDRFVLAVGSIEPNKNQLALIRAMQGSDASLVLIGRIHEKYQEYHRQCHEAASKAKVLFIGELRHDDPMLASAFSAATLFALPSFSEVMPLSLYEAALAGCNIIAARSFPLHLDLVPHVARFDPSDIAALSVLIAGELHRPSDNRLQAAASLMASWGEVGRKIATLYRDLLCCQ
- a CDS encoding oligosaccharide flippase family protein — encoded protein: MSGGANLLGMAASLITVMVAARLLSQEELGAFFLVMLLAQCTALFGDIGFQNTAIKTLSSLSVTSPNFTHTSRYIMTIAALTALAASLGVICLLPFVTSLWPYQYFHDHAVLAAPVAFLTATTQVSMALLIGARQFRRLSILSAGMETLRAILSIGGLLIGFGVGSLLWGMIISRLIGISLAWAWMPFVFIPQFHHPQRSQIFKFGGWLYGCSMMSVAMVRTADTLLTTYLGPAALAVYSAAMQVPSALQRVFESIRPTLLGYVSSQDNAGTNPQTRLIRIMSALLAVVATGLIWLSSPLMTLLYSEKYAMGVHIMQTLSVWAVFTVINYLYSVILIGNGQSRAAFLLTLPQFVVMLIAATVLVPRYHGFGAALALLVTAFVGNLVGAWLLGADGTERCRLAVGFLRVAVPLLVCLGLVVNVPQSFVIEFGLACLTIVFLVITGALLGDDVKAFRAMLVGLVKRTPTSPAPSGVLLEPASVKRL